A window from Pyrococcus yayanosii CH1 encodes these proteins:
- a CDS encoding tRNA uridine(34) 5-carboxymethylaminomethyl modification radical SAM/GNAT enzyme Elp3 — MGEFESALREIVNALLQGKVRDREELNRLKVEVSRRYHLPRLPKNSEIWRALPDNVREKFRELLKKKPTRTISGVAVVAMMTKPFPCPHGRCIYCPGGPSVGSPQSYTGKEPSALRASQYGYHPYIIMMARLKQLYDIGHPVDKVEVIIQGGTFLAVDLDYQEWFIKEAFKAMNDFPYFRDIENLEEKLVRLIIEGDASVLEEDPAFRRAWGRTHRRRYYYLEDEQRKNERAKVRMVGLTIETRPDWAFEKQIDRMLALGTTRVELGVQTVFNFIYERVRRGHTVEDVVRATQLLKDAGLKVNYHIMPGLPGSNFERDLRAFRMIFEDERFRPDMLKIYPTLVTADAPLYAWYKAGKYRPYTTEEAVELLVEVYKILPKWVRVMRIQRDIPSNLIVAGVKHSNLGQLVFNELIKRGIRPREIRFREVGHQMQKFGIQPDPDHIELLREDYEASEGQEIFLSFEDTKNDILIGFLRLRIPSEKAHRREINCCPSAIVRELHIYGPLVPIGEKPKYEWQHRGYGRELLAEAERTAREEFDVKKMLVISGVGVREYYRKFGYRKDGPYVSKRLDRGYANFGKSEEFDAHLNT; from the coding sequence ATGGGAGAGTTTGAAAGCGCATTGAGAGAGATAGTCAACGCCCTGCTTCAGGGTAAGGTGAGGGATAGGGAGGAGCTCAACAGGTTAAAGGTTGAGGTTTCACGCAGGTATCATCTTCCAAGGTTGCCTAAGAACTCGGAAATATGGAGAGCCCTTCCAGATAACGTTAGGGAGAAGTTTAGGGAGTTACTTAAGAAAAAGCCAACGAGAACGATAAGCGGGGTTGCTGTAGTTGCCATGATGACAAAGCCGTTCCCCTGCCCCCATGGAAGGTGCATTTATTGTCCAGGGGGACCTAGCGTTGGTTCCCCCCAAAGTTATACTGGGAAGGAACCTTCCGCCTTAAGAGCCTCACAGTACGGGTATCATCCGTACATCATAATGATGGCTCGGCTAAAGCAACTCTATGACATAGGTCATCCCGTGGATAAGGTGGAGGTAATAATTCAGGGAGGCACATTCCTGGCCGTCGACTTGGATTACCAGGAGTGGTTCATAAAGGAGGCGTTCAAGGCCATGAACGACTTTCCTTACTTCCGGGACATCGAGAACCTTGAGGAGAAGCTGGTGAGGCTGATAATCGAAGGGGATGCCTCCGTTCTTGAGGAAGATCCGGCTTTCAGGAGGGCCTGGGGGAGGACGCATAGAAGGCGGTACTATTACCTTGAGGACGAGCAGAGGAAGAACGAGAGGGCCAAAGTCAGGATGGTGGGTTTAACAATCGAAACTCGACCAGACTGGGCCTTTGAGAAGCAGATCGACAGGATGTTGGCCCTTGGTACTACAAGGGTGGAGCTGGGTGTTCAGACGGTCTTTAACTTCATCTACGAGCGGGTTAGAAGGGGGCACACAGTCGAGGACGTCGTGAGGGCCACGCAGCTGCTTAAGGACGCGGGCCTCAAGGTGAATTACCATATAATGCCGGGCCTTCCGGGGAGCAACTTCGAGCGCGATCTGAGGGCCTTCCGCATGATCTTTGAGGATGAGAGATTCAGGCCCGACATGCTGAAGATATATCCGACCCTCGTCACGGCAGATGCCCCCCTCTACGCTTGGTATAAGGCGGGCAAGTACAGACCCTACACGACCGAAGAAGCCGTAGAGCTCCTCGTGGAGGTTTACAAAATCCTGCCCAAGTGGGTTCGTGTTATGAGAATCCAGAGGGATATCCCCTCTAACCTAATAGTCGCGGGCGTCAAGCACTCAAACCTTGGCCAGCTCGTCTTCAACGAGCTTATCAAGAGGGGCATAAGGCCGAGGGAAATAAGGTTCAGGGAAGTTGGCCATCAGATGCAGAAGTTTGGTATTCAGCCTGATCCCGATCACATAGAGCTCCTCCGCGAAGACTACGAGGCAAGCGAGGGCCAGGAAATCTTCCTCAGCTTTGAGGACACGAAGAACGACATTCTCATAGGCTTTCTACGTCTTAGAATACCGAGCGAGAAGGCCCACCGTAGAGAGATTAACTGCTGCCCCTCGGCCATAGTAAGAGAGCTCCACATTTACGGCCCGCTCGTTCCGATAGGGGAGAAGCCGAAGTACGAGTGGCAGCATCGTGGCTATGGTCGGGAGCTCTTGGCCGAGGCGGAGAGGACAGCGAGGGAGGAGTTCGACGTCAAGAAGATGCTCGTCATAAGTGGCGTGGGCGTCAGGGAATATTACAGGAAGTTCGGCTACCGGAAGGACGGGCCTTATGTCAGCAAGAGGC
- a CDS encoding SDR family NAD(P)-dependent oxidoreductase: protein MMDLEPLSQLISLKGKKALLTGAASGIGKATAIRFAEAGADLELVDINEKGLEETKRLAETFGVKVNTYVVDLAKKGEIDDLWNNLKDDPPDILVNNAGVYWFRKFTEVDEALYRRVLEINLNSVFWMCQHFIKLRKERGGVIINVSSIEAFLPFAPGLVHYDVAKLGVVALTRAIAREYGRKIRANVVVPGGIETEGVKKLKREAVMKLDMEKISISFNFRARLPMGRFGNPDEVARVILFLASDLSSYVNGAIIPVDGGFLST, encoded by the coding sequence ATGATGGACTTGGAACCTCTCTCCCAGCTTATCTCCCTTAAGGGAAAGAAGGCATTATTAACTGGGGCCGCATCTGGTATAGGGAAGGCAACGGCAATAAGGTTTGCTGAAGCCGGTGCTGATCTGGAGCTGGTCGACATAAACGAAAAGGGGCTTGAGGAAACGAAAAGGCTTGCGGAAACCTTTGGAGTTAAAGTTAACACTTATGTTGTTGATTTAGCAAAGAAGGGTGAGATAGATGACCTATGGAATAATCTTAAGGACGATCCACCGGACATATTGGTAAACAATGCTGGAGTTTATTGGTTCAGGAAATTCACCGAGGTTGATGAAGCCTTATACAGGAGGGTTTTGGAGATAAATCTTAACTCCGTGTTTTGGATGTGCCAACACTTCATAAAACTTAGAAAGGAAAGAGGTGGGGTTATAATAAACGTTAGCTCCATAGAAGCTTTTTTACCCTTTGCTCCAGGACTAGTTCACTATGACGTTGCAAAGCTGGGAGTAGTGGCATTAACGAGGGCAATAGCCAGAGAGTATGGAAGGAAGATTAGGGCGAACGTTGTAGTTCCTGGAGGAATAGAGACTGAAGGTGTTAAGAAGCTAAAGAGAGAAGCTGTCATGAAGCTCGACATGGAGAAGATATCAATATCATTTAACTTTAGGGCTCGGCTTCCTATGGGCAGGTTTGGAAATCCTGATGAGGTTGCTCGGGTAATCCTCTTCCTTGCAAGCGATTTGTCAAGCTACGTTAACGGTGCAATAATTCCCGTTGACGGTGGCTTCCTTTCGACTTAG
- a CDS encoding nicotinate phosphoribosyltransferase translates to MRSFYIASEEEIKKGKTTDVYFIRTKKILEEKGIHKKVFAEVTTTSLPKGWKWGVLAGIEEVAKLLEGLPVNVYAMPEGTIFHPYEPVLQIEGYYEDFGIYETALLGMLSQASGIATAALRIKIAANFKPVYSFGIRHMHPAIAPMIDRAAFIGGCDGVSGVLGAEMLGEKPVGTMPHALIITVGDQVKAWKFFDEVIEPEVPRVALVDTFYDEKTEAIMAAEALGERLNAVRLDTPSSRRGNFRRIIEEVRWELDLRGYRHVKIFVSGGLDEEKIREIADVADAFGVGGAIASAKPIDFSLDIVEVEGKPITKRGKLSGRKQVYRCENGHYHKVPADKKFERCPVCGAKVEPLLRPLIEKGEIVGELPKAREIRAYVLEQAEKFGLEIE, encoded by the coding sequence GTGAGAAGCTTTTATATTGCCTCTGAAGAAGAAATTAAAAAGGGCAAAACAACAGATGTATACTTCATAAGGACAAAGAAGATACTCGAAGAAAAAGGAATACACAAGAAAGTTTTCGCCGAGGTCACGACAACAAGTCTTCCAAAGGGCTGGAAGTGGGGAGTTTTGGCGGGAATCGAGGAGGTCGCTAAGCTCTTGGAAGGCCTGCCAGTTAACGTCTACGCCATGCCTGAGGGGACGATATTCCATCCCTACGAGCCCGTTCTCCAGATAGAGGGCTACTACGAGGACTTCGGGATATACGAGACGGCTCTTCTCGGAATGTTGAGTCAAGCGAGCGGCATAGCCACCGCCGCCCTGAGGATTAAGATAGCGGCGAACTTCAAGCCCGTCTATTCCTTCGGCATAAGGCACATGCATCCCGCCATTGCGCCTATGATAGATAGGGCCGCTTTCATTGGAGGTTGCGACGGTGTTTCTGGCGTCCTCGGAGCGGAGATGCTTGGAGAAAAGCCCGTTGGAACAATGCCCCATGCCCTCATAATAACGGTGGGTGACCAAGTTAAGGCCTGGAAATTCTTCGACGAGGTCATCGAGCCCGAGGTTCCGAGGGTGGCTCTCGTGGATACCTTCTACGACGAGAAGACTGAAGCTATCATGGCGGCTGAGGCCCTTGGCGAAAGGCTGAACGCAGTGAGACTGGACACGCCGAGCTCCAGGAGGGGGAACTTCAGAAGGATAATCGAGGAGGTTCGCTGGGAACTCGACCTCAGGGGTTACAGGCATGTGAAAATCTTTGTCAGTGGGGGCCTCGACGAGGAGAAAATAAGGGAGATAGCCGACGTTGCGGACGCCTTTGGCGTTGGTGGGGCCATAGCATCCGCGAAGCCGATTGACTTCTCCTTAGACATAGTCGAGGTTGAAGGTAAGCCAATCACGAAGAGGGGAAAGCTGAGCGGGAGAAAGCAGGTCTATAGGTGCGAGAACGGCCACTATCATAAGGTTCCAGCCGATAAGAAGTTCGAACGCTGTCCCGTGTGCGGCGCAAAGGTGGAGCCACTTCTAAGGCCACTCATAGAGAAGGGGGAGATAGTAGGAGAGCTCCCGAAGGCAAGAGAGATAAGGGCCTACGTGCTGGAACAGGCCGAGAAGTTTGGGCTTGAAATAGAATGA
- a CDS encoding ferredoxin — MAWKVKVDQDACIGDAICASLCPDVFEMNDEGKAQVKVEVIEDESLYNCAKEAAEACPVSAITIEEA; from the coding sequence ATGGCGTGGAAGGTTAAGGTTGATCAGGACGCCTGCATTGGTGATGCCATCTGTGCCAGCCTCTGCCCGGACGTCTTCGAGATGAACGACGAGGGTAAGGCTCAGGTAAAGGTTGAGGTTATCGAGGACGAGAGCCTTTACAACTGCGCTAAGGAGGCTGCTGAGGCCTGTCCCGTCAGTGCTATTACGATTGAGGAGGCTTGA